AATTGTCTACGAATAGCATTGTAAAGGGCTTTTGCCAAAGCtgtctttcctatgcctccctgtccccataatcccaccatgagaacacCATCATcaaactcaaggtttagcatcGATTTCAGCTTAACCACTTGGGAATCTATCCCAACAGGATGCTTAGCAACATGCAAAGGTGGTCGGTCCAGGTAACTGGAGATCTCCCTCACAATTTTTCGTACAAGCTTCGCCTCATCACTAACCAAAACAAGCAAAGACATTGCGGCATCGTGTTAGCAATTTGAATAAGCAAATAACGAGCAATCACGAGTACATCACATTTCCACATAATCACAGCCAAAAGCAAAATGTATCTCACGAGTTGTAATAGAACTCCAAGAGCTCCACAACAATCAAAACAAGCTCAGGTTCAACGTTTAGTCATCCGAGTgatttatgttcttttgatTTATACATGaagatttacttattttcctttttgaaccGTTATATTTGACATTTTGTACTGTTGAAATAACTCtgtaaaatgataaaaaaaaaactcggtaAAACTTTCAGGTAATGAAGTCCTATTGTCGATTTTTCTTATTCACGGGAGAAAGCCACGTATCTATTCTATGTTCAGACACGTGTGATTTTTCGAACTCAAAATGCCATCAGTAACGAGTTTAGGACTCGATCGACCAAAATCGAACATCTGTACTGCTCAATTTACcaaaatgaaacgtgaagaccTCAATAACCATCAGATAAAATGTCTAGAGCTTTTATTACACATTGAAGAGGTCAACAAGGATCCAAACGAAAGAGTTATAGACCTCACGCGAATGAATCCGCGATTAACAAAAGCCATATGGCAGAATTCTATTGTTCGATGCCCgaaaagatatatttttttttctttttgtgccagtgaattttgataaatgttGGTAAGTGTAAGAAAGTGTCGGAAAGAAAAGATCCGTGACTTTTCCTTTCACACGACTTGACCAAACTTTTATTATAATTTGCAATTTACCAATTTTGTACCAACCTACCAAATTAGATTTACATAACTCGCAGCTTCAAATTTAGTTACTTTTATATTAAATCACCAGCATAAATTAGAGTGACTTGGCAACATTTGTCATATGCAATCATTATCTACTAGTTTTGACTTGAACGAGTTATGTTCTTTTAATTCACCAACTTTTTTAAAGTTACGAACTAATTTCAGCAATTGCCAATCTTAATTAgaatcaccaatttttctttgattaagttaccaactaattttgggttATCAATTCTCGTTTGACTTACTTGCCAagcttaattttcttttcattatcaacttttcttcactttttccaaattttattttccctttttagctAAGTCTTAGATTCACcaactcttatatgaaattactaactttaaCTTAAGCCATGTAGGAACTTTCAAGAATCATAAGATGAAGCATCCATACGTACAGTTACAATCGCGTGTGGATTTTTTACAACAAATCTCTATAATTACTTGGAAAAATTAGCATCTTACACAAAATATGGACTCCGCTCTACTTACCCCAATGTCAAATGCCACCCGGACAAGCTACCAGCATCGGAAAGAGCTTTCTcccatctcttcactttctctgAATCCTTCCCGAACTTGGACTCATGCTTAACCATTGCTTTTCTGTACCTCTCTCTTGGTGTCCTCACCTCTCTTGGATCCACTTTGTAAAATAAGGGAAAGACCATGAGATCTCTTTCTTCCTTACAGTCCATGATTTTCGCCGCCTCTTCTAAACACCACCATGAGGAAGCGTAATCATCGGAGAAAATGATGATCGCGATATGCGATTCCTCGATCGCCTTCATAAGCCCCGGCGCTATCTGCTCTCCTTTCCTAAGCTCCTCGCTATCCACATAAGTGTAGATTCCTTTCTGGTCAAGAGCCCCGTATAGATGACCGAGGAAGTTGTTCCGGACGTCCTCACCTCTGAAGCTAAAGAACACATGATATGTCCTTTCGggtttcgatgaagaagccattaGACGATGGAGTTCAACAATCGGCAGCGAGTATTGGCTTCTTGTGCGCCAGAGAGCGCCGAAGGAGAGACGAGGTCGCTGTTCGCTTCAGGAGAcggagaggagagggagagagagagagagagagaggtgaggcgtgtcagagatttttttaaaaagtaaacgCAAgatgagaaaggagagagagagcgtgcaTCTGTCAAGTGTCCAGTCTACTCAGGCGATGGAATTGAATACTTGCGGACCAGCTTTAGACGGCTGGGATGGGGCTTGAGGGCGTGGAGTGGGACGAGGGGCGTCGGGATGGAGGGTCCCACGTGGGTGGGCCTTGATTGGATGAGCATGGCCATGTGGGTTTGACAAGCTAGTGGAGGTACTAGACTGCAGAGTAGACGTGaccggttccgtggaaccggtGATTTCGGTtcttaaaaaaggtaaaatcgCCAATTTCTGGCTGGTTTCGGTTCTGATTTGGAACCGCCTGTTCCCAAGCTCAACAGCTCTTTTTTCCTGaacttcctctcttttttttttttttaaatcgggtCGGAACcgaacgggccggtttcggactcccgttcattttggccatgtctactgcAGAGGTCAAGTTAGTAATTACAGACTATTTTAGCATTAATAAGAGAGCCCAACCTTTCCGTTTGTTCCTCCATCTTTATCAATGAGGGCCCCATGACTATACGACATTACAGCTACCCGCTTAGTTCCCAGGAGAGGAAGTTCTCCGTGAACTGGGCCTTAgtatttcgacccaaaaaactGGGTCTTAATAGTTTTAATTGCCTAAAAAGTCAGTCCCATGCACAGGAATTGAAGGATTACTTTGGGTTATGTTCCGATATATGTTAACATTACATCAATCTCGtgcaaatcattttttagaaattatttagaTAAGTGAATATTTGAAGGataattttggtaaatttatgcCTTAATTTCTGAAAATGGACATTTTATTgcgccatttcaaaattttctatattATGTATTGGAAAATTACAATgtagaaataaatattttcgcAACTTCAAATTATACAAAATCCCTCTTATCAAGATAGGGTAAAGTACCAAAACATCCTAAGCCTCctacacttttaccaattcaagaCTACACCCTTCAATTATGCAAATTGAgttccaaatattttcatattttgtcaattgagtccatttggactattttggctgaaaatcgcatGGATGCATGCCGTCCTACGAGATAGTGATCAATGCAATCACTACTATCAGCCATGATCTTGATATCAATAAATCAAAACAGAAGCAAAAGTATATGTGagtgaagaaaacaaaacccGAGGTTGATTGCGAGAACAAGGCAAAAGACGAGGTAGGCTAGATCGATCGAGACAAGGTTGAAGAAGATCGAATCACGATGAAGGCGTCGAAAGGATCGCGAAGTCGGCACGATGAAGACAACGTCGGGTGGCCGGCGCAAGTCGAAGATGCAATGAAGAAGACGATTTATTCACAAGAAGCAAACCCTAACTCTGATACCATATTAGAAAGAATGGAATTATGGATTTATCATTTGGCACAAGGCCAATATAAACATACATATAAGGAAAAGTATAAATGTAAATATGtacaacaaaagagaaaaccCCAATcctatatacaatatatctaacacgAAAAACACAACAAAGAAAATTCAAGCTAGATTAAAGAATATACAGATGACAAAAATTAGCATAAGAAAAGCAATGCCTACACTCTTTATGCTCTAAATTATCTTTACAATCTGATAATCAAGTTAAAGCGCGAAATGGACTTCCAATCACAGCCGCAACCCTCAGTAAACACATGAACATTCGGGCAAAAACTAGTCCGGACATGCATCGCGTTGCCTTTCACCGGTGCCTTGATGAaattctcgatttttttttttttttgtgaaaataaattcTGGAACTGGAAAAGCAGTAAATGGCACATGCATTGTTAGTCGAGTGCACTTGAATCATTTGAAGGCACTTTTGGGATGCTAGATGTCTAACTACATCCTCTTACCATAAATGAAGGGAAACGTCGTCAATAACGTTGAGGCGGATCTCTATACTTACAGTACTGTTTAACACACTATAATTATTCAAATTTGTAAGTTCTTGAGGCAAAATAATTAACTATTTCGACAACTCACACAAAAGGGGGATAATCTTGTTATGCTAGAATCAGCACCAATGATGTCACATCCAGATTTGCGCTTTACATGTAGAATACAAAGAGTCACAAAACTATAGTTCAAAAGTAATTTTGCGATGAGGTCACCTCTAGAATGGGAACTACCTGGAACTGCAAGTTTGGCTTAGGTTATAGTCAAATGAAGAGATTAACTAACAAGAATAAAAACAATGAACAAGATAATCAGAATAAACCAAGAATCGGGAATGAAGAGCAAGGACATTGTCTAACTTCATCTTGAATaatatacaaaaagaaactCCGGATATTTGATATCTTTCTCTTTGAATGAGATCTCAATTCCAGTGACGGTTTCATTAAATATCTTACAACTCGAATCCCTCTTTTTTTCCGATCTAGTTCCTCCACCACCGCGAACCCCGACTAGATTCATCCACGATACACTTTTGTATTACCTCTTCTTACTGTTGTGTTTATgttaatgcattttctaatgATACGTAAGCAAGGTATTTACGGTCCTTTATAGAGAATATAGATCATAGATATTTGTAATCAATCATTTCTCACTTGAAGAGAAACAATAGTATTTCATTGCTACAAATATGGATTATTGAAAAGAATAAGACATGTGTTTGGATATTTCCCTTCAACTATACAATCGAGTATTCTTTATTTGACACGATAGCGTCCTCCTTGTGACCGACTACTATCATACAAGGAAATCATACAGCTATAGGTATAGTCAAT
This sequence is a window from Rhodamnia argentea isolate NSW1041297 chromosome 3, ASM2092103v1, whole genome shotgun sequence. Protein-coding genes within it:
- the LOC115728737 gene encoding TMV resistance protein N-like is translated as MASSSKPERTYHVFFSFRGEDVRNNFLGHLYGALDQKGIYTYVDSEELRKGEQIAPGLMKAIEESHIAIIIFSDDYASSWWCLEEAAKIMDCKEERDLMVFPLFYKVDPREVRTPRERYRKAMVKHESKFGKDSEKVKRWEKALSDAGSLSGWHLTLG